A single region of the Cronobacter condimenti 1330 genome encodes:
- a CDS encoding ATP-binding cassette domain-containing protein, translated as MHANDCIVLDGLVKRFPGLDKPAVAPLSVTIRAGSVTGLVGPDGAGKTTLMRILAGLMRPDDGQARVLGLDPIAEENALHALLGYMPQKFGLYEDLTVQENLNLYADLRSVTGHARAQTFARLLEFTALGPFTGRLAGKLSGGMKQKLGLACTLVGQPKVLLLDEPGVGVDPISRRELWQMVHELAGDGMLILWSTSYLDEAEQCREVLLMNEGELLYQGAPQALTDKMAGRSFLLRRAHGDNRALLREALKLPGVGDATIQGAAVRVIIKDGADAGPLRALPDVTLRDTAPRFEDAFIDLAGGSPLRESPLGAILHDISGSRDDVVIEARELTKTFGDFTATDHVNFSVRRGEVFGLLGPNGAGKSTTFKMMCGLLTPSAGKALVLGLDLKTDSGKARQRLGYMAQKFSLYGNLTVAQNLRFFSGVYGLRGRAQEEKIARMSEAFGLKSIASQPTEALPLGFKQRLALACALMHEPDILFLDEPTSGVDPLTRREFWRHINSMPEKGVTVMVTTHFMDEAEYCDRIGLVYHGKLIASGTPDDLKRQAARGEDDDPTMEQAFIRLIEAWDKEHSQ; from the coding sequence ATGCACGCTAACGACTGCATCGTACTCGACGGGCTGGTCAAACGCTTTCCAGGCCTGGATAAGCCTGCCGTGGCGCCGCTTAGCGTCACCATTCGCGCGGGCAGCGTCACCGGGCTGGTCGGGCCGGACGGCGCGGGCAAGACCACGCTGATGCGTATTCTCGCAGGCCTGATGCGCCCCGACGATGGTCAGGCGCGGGTCCTCGGGCTTGATCCGATAGCGGAGGAAAACGCGCTTCACGCCCTGCTCGGGTATATGCCGCAGAAGTTCGGCCTGTATGAAGATCTCACCGTGCAGGAAAACCTGAATCTGTATGCCGACCTGCGAAGCGTCACCGGCCATGCGCGCGCGCAGACCTTTGCGCGGCTGCTGGAGTTTACCGCGCTTGGCCCCTTCACCGGGCGGCTTGCAGGCAAACTTTCCGGTGGGATGAAGCAAAAACTGGGGCTTGCCTGCACGCTGGTGGGCCAGCCGAAGGTATTGCTGCTGGATGAGCCCGGCGTCGGGGTCGATCCTATCTCACGTCGCGAGCTGTGGCAGATGGTGCATGAGCTTGCAGGTGACGGCATGCTGATCCTCTGGAGCACCTCTTATCTCGATGAAGCTGAACAGTGCCGCGAGGTGCTGCTGATGAACGAAGGCGAATTGCTCTACCAGGGCGCGCCGCAGGCGCTCACCGATAAAATGGCGGGCCGCAGCTTTTTACTGCGTCGTGCCCACGGCGACAATCGCGCGCTCCTGCGCGAAGCGCTGAAGCTGCCGGGCGTGGGCGACGCCACTATCCAGGGTGCGGCGGTGCGGGTCATTATTAAAGATGGCGCTGACGCCGGGCCGCTGCGCGCGCTGCCGGATGTCACGCTTCGTGATACCGCGCCGCGCTTTGAGGACGCCTTTATCGATCTGGCTGGCGGCTCGCCGCTGCGCGAATCGCCGCTCGGCGCCATCCTGCATGACATTTCCGGCAGCCGTGACGATGTCGTCATCGAGGCGCGCGAACTGACCAAAACCTTTGGCGATTTCACCGCGACTGACCATGTCAATTTCTCGGTGCGGCGCGGTGAGGTTTTCGGCCTGCTCGGGCCGAACGGCGCGGGCAAATCCACCACCTTTAAGATGATGTGCGGCCTGCTGACGCCGAGCGCCGGCAAAGCGCTGGTGCTCGGGCTCGATTTAAAAACCGATTCCGGTAAAGCGCGTCAGCGGCTCGGCTATATGGCGCAGAAGTTTTCGCTTTACGGCAACCTGACCGTGGCGCAGAACTTGCGCTTTTTCTCCGGCGTCTACGGCCTGCGCGGGCGCGCGCAGGAGGAGAAAATAGCGCGCATGAGTGAGGCGTTCGGGCTGAAAAGTATCGCCAGTCAGCCGACCGAGGCGCTGCCGCTCGGCTTTAAGCAACGTCTGGCGCTGGCCTGCGCGCTGATGCACGAGCCGGATATTCTGTTCCTTGATGAGCCGACGTCCGGCGTCGACCCGCTTACGCGTCGTGAATTCTGGCGGCATATCAACAGTATGCCCGAGAAAGGCGTGACGGTGATGGTCACGACGCACTTTATGGATGAGGCGGAGTATTGCGACCGCATCGGGCTTGTGTACCACGGCAAGCTTATCGCGAGCGGCACGCCGGATGATTTAAAGCGTCAGGCCGCGCGCGGCGAGGACGACGACCCGACGATGGAGCAGGCATTTATCCGTTTGATCGAAGCGTGGGATAAGGAGCATAGCCAATGA